The following proteins are encoded in a genomic region of Myxosarcina sp. GI1:
- a CDS encoding AAA family ATPase has protein sequence MNLERAIVLIDRSLYELTGKHLSDLQTTIIKQVWQGKKYLEIADEYGCTEGHAKDVGSQLWKILTELWGETVTKSSFRNALTRQFALTKAQSTKPQLPNFVGRNTAIAHLQTLVNSGNKIIVIRGEGGVGKTTLAQQFLANYNFELVLEIIMAKETQNIIAAESIVEEWLIKDFNEESGNEFGISLARLKRHLATKPVGILIDNLEPALDKDGKFISPHRNYLELLRILAERQVKSVTLITSRDRLCEADIALAHYRLPGLDKTAWQQFFALHQIADSSAVLEKIHRTYGGNAKAMGIICGIVSEDYQKDLTAYWQANSSDPLIETDLKNLVASQFNRLQNLDPVAYKLLCRLGAFRDRDLSAVSRSGLLALLWDVEISQQLRIIKSLCNRSLLEFSSGNYWLHPIIKAEAMLRLQTIQTEWLQTNQKIAEFWTQSVNKINNVRDGLTALEAYYHYVAIDDFNAAARVILYSRNNQWGQHLTLGTTLYRLGLLQPLLTAILQIIDKLTNDLYKSELNNILGDIYWIVGKVRNAIACQQQTIDMATNCLRSISRNTNSHNAYYWRMLEVDSLLSIGLYKIDLWELADAANYFQQVVRVARNTKHHSWSEKASIGLALVNSYLQPTAINNSVDKFYRAIVELQDKRYNTGRFAYFIQLLGQTYLNLGAISQAQTMFAKAIAFSQEGHYLQIKARAMTGLAVIYRLSNNIDLAETTHQQAIALLDSIGAKCDLAEAYFQYALTLQSCDRSIHSKTYFTRAIALFRVIKAPRQIEKILSVANFR, from the coding sequence ATGAATTTAGAACGGGCAATAGTATTAATCGACCGCTCGCTCTACGAGCTTACGGGGAAGCATCTCAGCGATTTACAAACTACTATTATTAAACAAGTCTGGCAAGGGAAAAAGTATTTAGAAATTGCCGATGAATATGGCTGCACCGAAGGACACGCCAAAGACGTTGGTTCGCAATTGTGGAAAATTTTAACAGAACTTTGGGGAGAAACAGTTACTAAAAGCAGTTTTCGTAATGCACTAACCAGACAATTTGCTCTGACTAAAGCGCAGTCTACTAAACCACAATTACCAAATTTTGTCGGCAGAAATACCGCGATCGCCCATCTACAAACTTTAGTCAATAGTGGCAATAAAATAATAGTCATTCGAGGTGAAGGTGGTGTAGGCAAAACTACTTTAGCACAACAATTTTTAGCTAATTATAATTTTGAATTGGTGCTAGAAATTATAATGGCAAAAGAAACTCAAAACATAATTGCTGCCGAAAGTATCGTTGAAGAATGGCTGATTAAAGATTTTAATGAAGAATCGGGTAATGAGTTTGGCATTAGTTTGGCAAGATTGAAGCGGCATTTAGCAACTAAACCTGTAGGTATTTTAATAGATAATTTAGAACCAGCTTTAGATAAAGACGGAAAATTTATTTCTCCTCATCGCAACTATTTAGAATTACTGCGAATTTTAGCAGAGCGTCAAGTCAAATCTGTAACTCTAATTACCAGTCGCGATCGCCTTTGTGAAGCAGATATTGCCTTGGCTCACTATCGCTTACCTGGATTGGACAAAACAGCGTGGCAACAATTTTTTGCTCTCCATCAAATTGCCGATAGTTCAGCAGTATTAGAAAAGATACATCGTACTTATGGCGGTAACGCCAAAGCAATGGGAATAATTTGCGGCATAGTTAGCGAAGATTATCAAAAAGATCTAACAGCTTACTGGCAAGCAAACAGCAGCGATCCGCTAATAGAAACAGATCTAAAAAACTTGGTTGCCAGTCAATTCAATCGCTTACAAAATCTCGATCCTGTTGCTTATAAACTGCTGTGTCGTCTGGGTGCTTTTCGCGATCGCGATCTGAGTGCTGTATCTCGTTCTGGATTATTAGCTTTACTGTGGGATGTAGAGATAAGCCAACAACTACGGATAATAAAATCTTTGTGCAATCGTTCCTTATTAGAATTTTCATCGGGAAACTATTGGCTGCATCCGATAATCAAAGCCGAAGCAATGTTACGCTTGCAGACGATTCAAACAGAATGGCTGCAAACCAATCAAAAAATTGCCGAATTTTGGACGCAAAGCGTTAACAAAATTAATAATGTCCGAGATGGTTTGACTGCTTTAGAAGCATACTATCACTATGTAGCGATCGACGATTTTAACGCTGCTGCCAGAGTTATTTTATACAGTCGCAATAATCAATGGGGACAGCATCTAACTCTCGGTACGACTCTCTATCGTTTGGGATTACTACAGCCTTTATTAACCGCAATTTTGCAAATTATCGATAAGTTGACAAACGATCTCTATAAAAGCGAATTAAATAATATCTTAGGAGATATCTATTGGATTGTTGGAAAAGTAAGAAACGCGATCGCTTGCCAGCAACAGACGATCGATATGGCAACTAATTGTTTGCGGTCTATTTCTCGCAACACTAATAGCCATAACGCTTACTACTGGCGAATGTTAGAAGTAGATTCGCTGTTAAGTATTGGCTTGTACAAAATAGATTTGTGGGAATTGGCAGATGCCGCTAATTATTTTCAGCAAGTTGTTCGAGTAGCCCGCAACACCAAACATCATTCTTGGTCGGAAAAGGCATCTATTGGCTTGGCTTTAGTTAATTCGTACTTACAACCAACGGCAATAAATAACTCGGTCGATAAATTCTATCGAGCAATCGTAGAACTTCAAGATAAGCGGTATAATACTGGTCGTTTTGCCTATTTTATTCAACTACTCGGTCAAACATACTTAAATTTAGGAGCAATATCTCAAGCACAAACTATGTTTGCTAAAGCGATCGCCTTTTCTCAGGAGGGTCACTATTTACAAATTAAAGCCAGAGCTATGACTGGTCTGGCTGTTATCTATCGTCTGTCTAATAATATTGATTTAGCTGAGACTACTCACCAACAGGCGATCGCTTTATTAGATAGTATCGGAGCTAAATGCGATCTAGCCGAAGCTTATTTTCAGTATGCTTTAACTTTGCAAAGTTGCGATCGCAGCATACACAGCAAGACTTATTTTACTAGAGCTATTGCTTTATTTCGAGTCATTAAAGCACCCAGGCAGATTGAAAAAATACTGTCAGTTGCAAACTTTAGGTAA
- a CDS encoding photosystem II reaction center protein T, which yields MESVAYILILAMALAVLFFAIAFREPPRIEK from the coding sequence ATGGAAAGTGTTGCTTACATTCTAATTCTAGCTATGGCTCTAGCCGTGCTATTTTTTGCGATCGCATTTCGCGAACCACCCCGTATTGAAAAGTAA
- the clpB gene encoding ATP-dependent chaperone ClpB gives MQPTDSSKFTDQAWDGIVKSQEVAKLFQNQNLEVEHLVLALLEQEGLAKTIFDKASIDTARLKQQLEVYTNRQPKTGATQLYLGQGLDTLLDRAEACRESWQDKFISVEHILMGFAEDNRIGKRTLRTFNLDPQDLEKIIKSVRGTQKVTKQNQEEQYQALEKYGIDLTEAAKGGKLDPVIGRDEEIRRVIQVLSRRSKNNPVLIGEPGVGKTAIAEGLAQRIVNSDVPESLKNRQLISLDMGSLIAGAKYRGEFEERLRAVLKEVTESSGQIVLFIDEVHTVVGTGSREGSMDAGNLLKPMLARGELRCIGATTLDEYRKHIEKDPALERRFQQVYVKQPSVEDTISILRGLKERYEVHHGVTITDSALVAAATLSHRYITERFLPDKAIDLVDEAAAKLKMEITSKPTELEDIDRRVMQLEMEKVSLKGEGTTQRPGFSTVDRAAKERLEKIQAEIDALKQKQEELASQWQSEKELLDSINALKEAEEQVRLQVEQAQRANDWNKAGELQYGKLPILQRDLEAKEAQLLEIQSQGQTLLREQVSESDIAEIVANWTGIPVNRLLESEKKKLLQLEGHLHQRVIGQQEPVMAVAAAIRRARAGMKDPSRPIGSFLFMGPTGVGKTELARALAALLFDSEDAMVRIDMSEYMEKHAVSRLVGAPPGYVGYEEGGQLSEAVRRRPYSVILLDEVEKAHKDVFNILLQVLDDGRITDSQGRVVDFRNAIIVMTSNVGSEHILNFTGDDDRQYEQIHKQVTQALRKHFRPEFLNRIDDLIIFHSLKREELRQIVSIQIRHIEKLLEEQKIAIELSASAKEYIVEAGYDPAYGARPLKRAIQRELQNPIATKILENTFTRGDTILVDRVGDRLTFAKKVATESTPTLDLVQK, from the coding sequence ATGCAGCCTACCGATTCAAGTAAATTTACCGACCAAGCCTGGGATGGAATTGTCAAATCACAAGAAGTAGCCAAACTATTTCAAAATCAAAATTTAGAGGTAGAACATCTGGTTCTGGCATTGTTAGAACAAGAAGGTCTGGCAAAGACTATTTTTGATAAAGCCAGTATCGATACCGCTCGTTTAAAACAGCAGTTGGAAGTTTATACTAATCGTCAGCCGAAAACTGGAGCCACGCAACTCTATCTCGGACAAGGATTGGATACTCTACTCGATCGCGCTGAAGCCTGTAGAGAAAGTTGGCAAGACAAATTTATTTCGGTAGAACATATTTTGATGGGGTTTGCTGAAGATAATCGCATCGGCAAAAGAACTCTACGCACTTTTAATTTAGATCCTCAAGATTTAGAAAAGATAATTAAATCGGTACGGGGAACCCAGAAAGTAACCAAACAAAATCAGGAAGAACAGTATCAGGCGTTAGAAAAGTACGGCATCGACCTTACCGAAGCTGCAAAAGGAGGAAAATTAGACCCCGTTATTGGCAGGGATGAAGAAATTCGCCGTGTAATCCAGGTTCTTTCTCGCAGGTCGAAAAATAACCCCGTGTTGATCGGCGAACCAGGAGTTGGTAAAACTGCGATCGCTGAAGGTTTGGCACAGAGAATCGTCAATAGCGACGTTCCCGAATCTCTAAAAAATCGTCAGCTAATCTCTCTTGATATGGGTAGTCTGATTGCGGGTGCTAAATATCGCGGCGAATTTGAAGAAAGGCTGCGTGCGGTATTAAAAGAAGTCACCGAATCTAGCGGACAAATCGTGTTATTTATCGATGAAGTGCATACCGTAGTGGGTACGGGTTCTCGCGAAGGTTCGATGGATGCTGGCAACCTGCTTAAACCCATGTTGGCACGGGGAGAACTTCGCTGTATCGGTGCGACCACTCTCGATGAGTATCGCAAGCATATTGAAAAAGACCCCGCTTTAGAAAGACGTTTTCAACAGGTTTACGTCAAACAACCAAGCGTAGAAGACACCATTTCAATTTTACGGGGACTGAAAGAAAGATACGAAGTACATCACGGCGTAACTATTACCGACTCGGCACTAGTAGCAGCAGCCACTCTATCCCATCGTTATATTACCGAGCGTTTTTTACCAGATAAGGCGATCGACCTCGTAGACGAAGCGGCGGCAAAACTCAAGATGGAAATTACTTCTAAGCCAACCGAACTAGAAGACATCGATCGCCGCGTCATGCAGTTAGAGATGGAAAAAGTCTCGTTAAAAGGAGAAGGAACGACTCAGCGTCCTGGCTTTAGCACGGTCGATCGCGCTGCTAAAGAGAGATTAGAGAAAATTCAGGCAGAAATTGACGCTCTCAAACAGAAGCAGGAAGAACTAGCTTCGCAATGGCAATCGGAAAAAGAACTGCTAGATTCGATTAACGCTCTTAAAGAAGCAGAAGAGCAGGTAAGATTGCAGGTAGAACAGGCGCAAAGAGCCAATGACTGGAATAAAGCTGGCGAATTGCAGTACGGTAAATTACCAATTTTACAGCGAGATTTAGAAGCTAAAGAAGCACAATTACTAGAAATTCAATCTCAAGGTCAAACCTTACTCAGAGAACAGGTAAGCGAATCCGATATCGCCGAAATAGTTGCTAACTGGACGGGAATTCCCGTAAATCGCCTCTTAGAGTCAGAAAAGAAAAAGCTGCTTCAGCTAGAAGGTCATTTGCATCAGCGAGTTATCGGACAGCAAGAACCCGTAATGGCTGTAGCTGCGGCAATTCGACGTGCTAGAGCGGGAATGAAAGATCCCAGTCGTCCCATTGGTTCGTTCCTGTTTATGGGACCGACAGGGGTAGGTAAGACCGAACTAGCTAGAGCTTTAGCAGCATTGCTGTTTGATAGCGAAGATGCGATGGTGCGAATCGATATGTCGGAATATATGGAGAAACACGCCGTATCCCGTTTGGTGGGAGCGCCTCCTGGATATGTCGGTTATGAAGAGGGAGGACAGCTATCAGAAGCAGTGCGCCGTCGTCCTTATTCGGTAATACTGTTAGATGAAGTAGAAAAAGCTCATAAAGATGTATTTAATATCCTCTTGCAGGTGCTGGACGATGGCAGAATTACCGATTCCCAAGGTCGAGTGGTAGACTTTCGCAACGCCATCATTGTAATGACCAGCAATGTAGGTAGCGAACATATTCTTAACTTTACAGGAGATGACGATCGCCAGTACGAACAAATTCACAAGCAGGTAACTCAAGCATTAAGAAAACACTTTCGACCAGAGTTTCTCAACCGCATCGACGACCTGATTATCTTCCATAGTTTGAAGCGCGAAGAACTAAGGCAAATTGTCAGCATTCAGATTCGTCATATTGAGAAGTTGCTAGAAGAACAAAAAATTGCGATCGAATTATCTGCTAGTGCTAAAGAATATATTGTCGAAGCTGGCTACGATCCTGCTTATGGTGCGCGACCTCTCAAGCGGGCAATTCAGCGCGAACTGCAAAACCCCATTGCTACCAAAATTCTGGAAAATACTTTTACTCGCGGGGATACAATTTTAGTAGATCGCGTCGGCGATCGATTGACTTTCGCTAAAAAAGTGGCAACTGAATCTACACCAACATTAGATTTAGTTCAGAAATAG
- a CDS encoding HAD family hydrolase: MATIVCKGTIFNKIEAIIFDKDGTLENSQFFLTKLAQVRIDEIEARIPGMASELTKVFGIKHNALDPAGLTAVGSRQENELATAACIVKTGCGWFTAKQIVNEAFVAASQLVVRDANTSPLFVGCLPVLKTLAQAKVKLGILSADSTAGVRNFIERSHLSEYIELAMGVDDEINKPDPRLFVRACQAMSVNPHSTLMVGDSLGDIAMATAAKAAGTIGISWDNNTVLTAANVTISNLSEIQILNSSN, translated from the coding sequence TTGGCAACAATTGTCTGTAAAGGCACGATTTTTAATAAAATTGAAGCCATTATTTTTGATAAAGACGGAACTTTAGAAAATTCCCAATTTTTTTTAACCAAATTAGCGCAGGTTAGAATCGACGAAATTGAGGCGCGAATACCAGGTATGGCATCAGAACTTACTAAGGTATTTGGTATTAAACACAATGCCCTCGATCCCGCAGGTTTGACGGCAGTAGGAAGTCGTCAAGAAAATGAACTGGCAACCGCAGCTTGTATCGTTAAAACAGGCTGTGGATGGTTTACCGCCAAGCAGATTGTTAATGAAGCTTTTGTCGCTGCCTCCCAACTTGTAGTTAGAGATGCAAATACTTCTCCTTTGTTTGTTGGCTGTTTGCCAGTGCTGAAAACTTTGGCACAGGCAAAAGTTAAGTTGGGAATTCTCTCTGCTGATTCTACAGCAGGTGTACGAAATTTTATCGAGCGATCGCACCTGAGCGAGTATATCGAACTAGCAATGGGTGTAGATGATGAGATTAATAAACCAGATCCCAGACTATTTGTTAGAGCTTGTCAAGCTATGTCAGTAAATCCTCATAGCACTTTGATGGTGGGAGATTCTCTGGGAGATATAGCTATGGCAACGGCAGCTAAAGCCGCAGGAACCATTGGTATTAGCTGGGACAATAATACTGTTTTAACTGCTGCAAATGTTACTATCTCAAATTTATCAGAAATACAAATTTTGAATTCTTCAAACTAG
- a CDS encoding 30S ribosomal protein S1 yields MVNQQENNNNNIGFTHEDFAALLDRYDYHFSPGDIVAGTVFSMEPRGALIDIGAKTAAYIPIQEMSINRVDNPDEVLQSNETREFFILTDENEDGQLTLSIRRIEYMRAWERVRQLQQEDATVRSNVFATNRGGALVRIEGLRGFIPGSHISAKEAKEDLVGEDLPLKFLEVDEERNRLVLSHRRALVERKMNGLEVGQVVRGSVRGIKPYGAFIDIGGVSGLLHISEISHDHIDTPHSVFGVNDELKVMIIDLDAERGRISLSTKQLEPEPGDMLKNRDLVFEKAEEMAEKYRQKLLAEAEGITVEELNAAESASEDVVEASSSDEAEDSEGEMVGASVEE; encoded by the coding sequence ATGGTCAATCAGCAAGAAAATAATAACAACAATATTGGTTTTACTCATGAAGATTTCGCCGCTCTTTTAGATCGATACGATTATCATTTCAGTCCAGGGGACATTGTAGCGGGAACGGTATTTAGCATGGAACCAAGAGGTGCGTTGATTGACATTGGTGCAAAAACAGCAGCTTACATCCCCATTCAAGAGATGTCTATCAATCGGGTAGATAATCCCGATGAAGTACTTCAATCGAATGAAACTAGAGAATTTTTTATCTTAACTGACGAAAACGAAGATGGGCAGTTAACTCTTTCAATTCGTCGTATTGAGTATATGCGAGCTTGGGAAAGAGTCAGACAATTGCAGCAGGAAGATGCTACAGTACGCTCCAATGTCTTTGCTACCAATCGCGGTGGTGCATTGGTAAGAATTGAAGGCTTACGCGGCTTTATTCCCGGTTCTCATATCAGTGCTAAAGAAGCTAAAGAAGATTTGGTAGGCGAAGATTTGCCGCTCAAGTTTCTAGAAGTAGATGAAGAGCGAAATCGCTTGGTATTGAGCCATCGTCGAGCGTTAGTAGAACGCAAGATGAACGGCTTAGAAGTCGGTCAAGTTGTGAGAGGTTCGGTAAGAGGTATCAAACCTTATGGCGCATTTATTGATATTGGCGGCGTGAGCGGATTACTACACATTTCGGAGATCTCGCACGATCATATCGATACACCTCATAGCGTCTTTGGGGTAAACGACGAATTAAAAGTAATGATTATCGATCTCGATGCCGAACGAGGACGGATTTCGCTCTCTACCAAACAGCTAGAGCCAGAACCAGGTGATATGCTTAAAAACCGCGACTTAGTTTTTGAAAAAGCTGAAGAGATGGCAGAAAAATATCGCCAAAAACTCTTGGCTGAAGCTGAAGGAATAACTGTAGAAGAATTAAATGCAGCCGAATCAGCCAGTGAAGATGTAGTTGAAGCTAGCAGTAGCGACGAGGCTGAAGATTCTGAAGGTGAAATGGTAGGAGCTAGCGTCGAAGAATAA
- a CDS encoding PhoH family protein yields MKKIFVIDTNVLLHDPTAIFCFEENDVILPIAVIEELDSFKKQTQMTGRNAREVSRTLDELRSNGNLIEGVNLKHGGILKVALSDRSTLKKLPPELNGDLADNAILVVALQCQQQCQCPVVVISKDTNLRIKADALGLNAADYETDKVDVKELYTGSLEILVDTATIEKLFQEEAVAVDRELLPNQDVTLVDIANPSHTALAMAVGDSNMVTPLIKLPKPGVSRIQPRNREQRFALNLLLQDAIQLVTLVGTAGTGKTLLAIAAGLQKVADEKIYHRLLISRPVVPMGRDLGYLPGDINEKLTPWMQPLYDNFDMIFDTKDSKNQPGHWRRGHEELIEMGLLQIEPLTYIRGRTIPHQFLIIDEAQNLTPHEVKTIITRAGEGTKIVLTGDPDQIDNPYVDAASNGLTYVVERFKHEPLAGHITLYKGERSSLAEKAATLL; encoded by the coding sequence ATGAAAAAAATTTTTGTAATTGACACCAATGTTTTACTTCACGACCCGACAGCTATATTTTGCTTTGAAGAAAATGATGTAATTTTACCAATTGCCGTAATTGAAGAATTGGATAGTTTCAAAAAACAGACGCAAATGACGGGGAGAAATGCTAGAGAAGTTTCTCGTACTTTAGATGAGTTGCGCTCTAACGGTAATTTAATTGAAGGTGTAAATCTCAAACATGGCGGTATTTTAAAAGTTGCTTTGAGCGATCGCAGCACTCTAAAAAAACTACCGCCAGAGTTAAATGGCGATCTGGCTGATAACGCTATTTTAGTTGTGGCTTTACAGTGCCAACAACAGTGTCAATGTCCAGTAGTTGTTATTAGTAAAGATACCAATTTGCGGATTAAAGCCGATGCTTTAGGACTAAATGCTGCTGACTATGAAACCGACAAGGTAGATGTCAAAGAACTATACACAGGATCTTTAGAAATTTTGGTTGACACAGCTACCATCGAAAAGCTGTTTCAAGAAGAAGCAGTGGCGGTAGATCGAGAACTACTACCCAATCAGGATGTAACTTTAGTCGATATCGCCAATCCTTCTCATACCGCTTTAGCTATGGCAGTAGGCGATAGTAACATGGTTACCCCGTTAATTAAATTACCCAAGCCAGGAGTATCGCGTATTCAGCCACGCAACCGCGAACAAAGATTTGCACTCAACCTCTTGCTTCAAGATGCGATTCAGTTAGTAACCCTGGTAGGAACGGCAGGAACGGGAAAAACTTTATTGGCGATCGCCGCAGGACTGCAAAAAGTAGCCGACGAAAAAATTTATCATCGTCTTTTAATCTCTCGTCCTGTAGTGCCAATGGGTCGCGATCTTGGCTATCTACCTGGAGATATCAACGAAAAGCTCACTCCCTGGATGCAGCCTCTCTATGACAACTTCGACATGATTTTTGATACCAAAGATTCCAAAAATCAACCAGGTCATTGGCGACGGGGACATGAAGAACTAATTGAAATGGGACTGCTACAGATCGAACCTCTAACTTACATTCGCGGGCGAACGATTCCCCATCAATTTTTAATCATCGACGAAGCGCAAAATTTAACTCCTCATGAAGTAAAGACTATTATTACTCGTGCTGGAGAAGGTACAAAGATCGTTCTTACTGGCGACCCCGATCAGATTGATAACCCCTACGTTGATGCTGCCAGTAATGGGCTGACTTATGTAGTAGAAAGATTCAAACACGAACCCCTGGCAGGTCATATCACTTTGTATAAAGGGGAACGTTCGAGTTTGGCAGAAAAAGCCGCGACTTTGTTATGA
- the nrdR gene encoding transcriptional regulator NrdR, which translates to MHCPSCQHTESRVLESRSTESGQSIRRRRECLKCKHRFTTYERIEFIPIAVIKRDGSRESFDRSKLLRGIIRACEKTEISNQKIQAIVEEIEARLQQNLKREFTSAEVGELVLEHLRQESEVAYVRFASVYRNFQGIKDFVETLEHLQHENSQSSPISIDDWQEKSTSSTADCLSSS; encoded by the coding sequence ATGCACTGCCCATCTTGCCAGCATACAGAAAGCCGAGTCTTAGAGTCTCGCTCTACAGAAAGCGGACAAAGTATTCGTCGCCGAAGGGAATGTCTAAAATGTAAGCATCGCTTCACTACTTACGAAAGGATAGAATTTATTCCCATTGCCGTAATTAAAAGGGATGGCAGTCGCGAATCTTTCGATCGCTCTAAACTGCTTAGAGGCATTATTAGAGCTTGCGAAAAAACTGAAATATCCAATCAAAAAATTCAGGCGATAGTAGAAGAAATAGAAGCAAGACTACAGCAAAATCTCAAACGAGAATTTACCAGTGCTGAGGTAGGAGAACTAGTATTAGAACATTTACGCCAGGAAAGCGAAGTTGCTTATGTTCGCTTTGCTTCAGTGTACCGCAATTTTCAAGGAATCAAAGATTTTGTCGAAACTTTAGAGCATTTACAGCACGAAAATTCTCAATCTTCACCTATTAGTATTGACGATTGGCAAGAAAAATCTACTTCTTCAACGGCAGATTGTCTTTCTTCAAGCTAA
- the metK gene encoding methionine adenosyltransferase, producing MSRRYLFTSESVTEGHPDKICDQISDSILDALLTQDPLSRVAAEVVVNTGLVLVTGEITSKAQVNYVDLVRKKIAEIGYVHAENGFSADSCSVLVALDEQSSDIAQGVTEAQEQRAKLSDDELDRIGAGDQGIMFGFACNETPELMPMPISLAHRMSRQLTTVRKEQLSYLRPDGKTQVSVRYEDGKPTGIDTILISTQHTETIGDCSDDTEVQKKIKEDLWETVVSPVFADLEIKPDDNTRFLVNPTGKFVIGGPQGDSGLTGRKIIVDTYGGYSRHGGGAFSGKDPTKVDRSASYACRYVANNIVAAGLADKCEVQVSYAIGVARPTSIFIETFGTAKIEEEKLLQIVREHFELRPAGIIQTLNLRNLPQENNGCFYQNVAAYGHFGRIDLDLPWEKTDKAAQLKEYLLSSSAV from the coding sequence TTGTCTCGCCGTTATTTATTTACCTCCGAGTCCGTTACCGAAGGGCATCCAGATAAAATTTGCGATCAAATTTCTGACTCTATATTAGATGCGCTATTAACTCAAGATCCTCTTAGCCGCGTTGCTGCCGAAGTAGTAGTTAATACAGGTTTAGTTTTAGTAACTGGAGAAATTACTTCCAAGGCGCAAGTAAATTACGTCGATTTGGTCAGAAAAAAAATTGCCGAAATCGGTTACGTTCATGCTGAAAATGGTTTCTCAGCCGATAGTTGCTCGGTTCTAGTTGCTTTAGACGAACAATCTTCCGATATTGCTCAGGGAGTAACTGAAGCTCAAGAACAGAGAGCTAAACTTAGCGATGACGAACTAGACCGAATAGGTGCGGGAGATCAAGGCATTATGTTTGGCTTTGCCTGTAACGAAACTCCAGAACTCATGCCCATGCCTATTAGTCTGGCACATCGTATGTCTCGTCAACTGACAACGGTAAGAAAAGAACAATTATCTTATCTACGTCCTGACGGCAAAACTCAGGTTTCCGTACGCTACGAAGATGGCAAACCAACTGGCATCGATACTATTTTAATTTCTACGCAACACACAGAAACGATTGGCGACTGTAGCGACGACACAGAAGTACAGAAAAAGATCAAAGAAGATCTTTGGGAAACTGTAGTTAGTCCAGTTTTTGCTGACCTAGAAATAAAACCAGACGACAATACTCGTTTTCTGGTAAATCCTACAGGCAAATTTGTCATCGGTGGACCTCAAGGAGATTCGGGTTTGACGGGAAGAAAAATTATTGTCGATACTTATGGTGGCTATTCTCGTCATGGCGGTGGAGCTTTTTCTGGTAAAGACCCGACCAAAGTTGACCGTAGTGCTTCTTATGCCTGCCGTTATGTAGCTAACAATATTGTCGCCGCAGGTTTGGCAGATAAATGTGAAGTACAGGTTAGCTATGCAATTGGCGTAGCCAGACCGACGAGCATCTTTATAGAAACTTTTGGCACCGCCAAAATCGAAGAAGAAAAACTCTTACAGATAGTTCGAGAACATTTTGAATTGCGCCCTGCTGGTATCATTCAGACTCTTAATTTGAGAAATCTACCTCAAGAAAACAATGGTTGTTTTTATCAAAACGTGGCGGCATACGGACATTTTGGCAGAATCGATTTAGATTTGCCTTGGGAAAAAACCGACAAAGCCGCACAATTAAAAGAATATTTGTTATCTAGTAGTGCAGTTTGA